A portion of the Blautia hansenii DSM 20583 genome contains these proteins:
- the alaS gene encoding alanine--tRNA ligase — MQKYGVNELRKMFLEFFESKEHLAMKSFSLVPRNDKSLLLINSGMAPLKPYFTGAEIPPRRRVTTCQKCIRTGDIENVGKTARHGTFFEMLGNFSFGDYFKREAIAWSWEFLTEVVGLDPQRLYPSIYEEDEEAFEIWNKEMGIPAERIFRFGKADNFWEHGAGPCGPCSEIYYDRGEKYGCGSPDCTVGCECDRYMEIWNNVFTQFESDGEGNYTELVQKNIDTGMGLERLASVVQDVDSIFDVDTLCALRTKVCELAHTEYKKDAAKDVSIRLITDHIRSATFMISDGIMPTNEGRGYVLRRLIRRAARHGRLLGIEGKFLAELSAVVIEGSKDGYPELEEKKDFIFQVLTKEEEQFNKTIDQGLNILSEMEAAMKAEGKTELSGEAAFKLYDTYGFPLDLTKEILEEKGCTIDEAGFKAAMDEQREKARIARSTTNYMGADATVYDEIDVNVTTEFVGYDSLTCTSKITVLTTEDEITEALTEDQRGTVFVEQTPFYATMGGQQGDKGVITLGDAEFKVEDTINLRGGKVGHVGVLTKGMLKTGDVVTLQVCEKYRMNSCKNHSATHLLQKALKTVLGSHVEQKGSLVTPDRLRFDFAHFQSMTAEELAAVEEIVNKEIQAALPVVTEVMSIEEAKKVGAMALFGEKYGEEVRVVSMGDFSKELCGGTHVSNTGVITTFKIISESGIAAGVRRIEALTGDGVFAYYKEIEKKQAEIAAMLKTSPSEIEEKIAHLQAEVKALHSENESLKAKMAQEAVGDVLNQVQDVKGVKLLAVSLTDVDMNGLRDLGDQLKEKLGEGVVVLASVAGGKVSLLAMVTEQAQKAGAHAGNLIKGMAAIVGGGGGGRPNMAQAGGKNPDKVPEALEAAANILADQIK; from the coding sequence GTGCAAAAATACGGAGTAAACGAACTTAGAAAAATGTTTTTAGAGTTCTTTGAAAGTAAAGAACATTTAGCTATGAAAAGCTTTTCGCTGGTTCCTAGAAATGATAAGAGCCTGCTTTTAATTAACTCAGGAATGGCTCCTTTAAAGCCATATTTTACAGGTGCGGAAATTCCGCCAAGACGCAGAGTGACAACCTGTCAGAAATGTATTCGTACAGGAGATATTGAAAATGTAGGAAAGACAGCACGCCACGGTACTTTCTTTGAAATGCTTGGTAACTTCTCTTTTGGAGATTATTTTAAGCGTGAAGCCATTGCGTGGTCATGGGAATTTCTTACAGAAGTAGTAGGACTGGATCCACAGCGTCTTTACCCGTCTATTTATGAAGAAGATGAGGAAGCTTTTGAAATCTGGAATAAAGAAATGGGAATTCCGGCAGAGCGTATCTTCCGTTTCGGTAAAGCGGATAACTTCTGGGAACATGGTGCAGGACCATGCGGACCATGTTCTGAAATTTATTATGACAGAGGTGAAAAATACGGCTGCGGCAGTCCGGACTGTACCGTGGGCTGTGAATGTGACCGATATATGGAAATCTGGAACAATGTATTTACACAGTTTGAAAGTGACGGAGAGGGAAATTATACCGAATTAGTTCAGAAGAACATCGATACCGGTATGGGATTAGAGCGTCTGGCATCTGTTGTACAGGATGTTGACTCCATCTTTGACGTTGATACTTTATGTGCTCTTCGAACAAAAGTATGTGAGCTGGCACACACAGAGTATAAAAAAGATGCGGCAAAGGACGTTTCTATTCGTCTGATTACAGACCATATCCGTTCTGCAACTTTTATGATTTCTGATGGTATTATGCCTACCAATGAAGGCAGAGGCTATGTGCTTCGCCGTTTAATCAGACGTGCGGCACGTCACGGACGTCTTCTGGGTATTGAAGGCAAATTCTTAGCAGAGTTAAGCGCTGTTGTAATTGAAGGCTCTAAAGACGGATATCCGGAGCTGGAAGAAAAGAAAGATTTTATTTTCCAGGTTCTGACAAAAGAAGAAGAGCAGTTTAACAAAACCATTGACCAGGGATTAAATATTTTGTCTGAAATGGAAGCTGCCATGAAAGCAGAAGGAAAAACAGAGCTTTCCGGAGAAGCTGCGTTTAAGCTTTATGATACTTATGGATTTCCTCTTGACCTGACAAAGGAAATTTTAGAAGAAAAAGGCTGTACCATTGATGAAGCAGGCTTTAAAGCTGCGATGGATGAGCAGAGAGAAAAAGCCCGTATTGCAAGAAGCACAACCAACTATATGGGTGCAGATGCAACGGTATATGATGAAATTGATGTAAATGTTACAACAGAATTTGTGGGCTATGACTCTTTAACCTGTACTTCTAAAATCACAGTTCTCACAACAGAGGATGAAATTACAGAAGCTCTCACAGAAGACCAGAGAGGTACTGTTTTTGTAGAGCAGACACCATTTTACGCTACTATGGGCGGACAGCAGGGCGATAAAGGTGTGATTACTCTGGGAGATGCAGAATTTAAGGTAGAAGATACCATTAATTTAAGAGGCGGAAAAGTAGGTCATGTAGGTGTTCTCACAAAAGGTATGCTGAAAACAGGTGATGTGGTGACTTTACAGGTTTGTGAAAAATACAGAATGAATTCCTGTAAGAACCACAGTGCAACGCATCTTTTACAAAAAGCATTAAAGACTGTTTTAGGCTCTCATGTAGAACAGAAGGGTTCTCTTGTGACACCGGACAGACTGCGTTTTGACTTTGCACACTTCCAGTCCATGACAGCAGAAGAATTAGCAGCAGTGGAAGAAATTGTAAACAAAGAAATTCAGGCTGCACTTCCTGTTGTGACAGAGGTTATGAGCATTGAGGAAGCAAAGAAAGTGGGAGCAATGGCTTTATTCGGAGAGAAATACGGCGAAGAAGTTCGTGTGGTTTCCATGGGTGATTTCTCCAAAGAGCTTTGCGGAGGTACTCATGTTTCCAACACAGGTGTGATTACTACATTTAAAATCATTTCTGAAAGCGGTATTGCGGCAGGTGTACGCCGTATTGAAGCTCTTACCGGAGACGGAGTGTTTGCTTATTATAAAGAAATCGAGAAGAAACAGGCTGAAATTGCAGCGATGTTAAAAACTTCTCCCTCAGAAATCGAAGAAAAGATTGCACATCTTCAGGCAGAAGTGAAAGCGCTTCACAGTGAAAATGAGTCTCTGAAAGCAAAAATGGCACAGGAAGCAGTAGGCGATGTCTTAAATCAGGTACAGGATGTAAAAGGCGTGAAGCTTTTGGCAGTATCTCTTACCGATGTAGATATGAACGGGCTTCGTGACTTGGGCGACCAGTTAAAAGAAAAGTTGGGCGAAGGTGTAGTTGTTCTGGCAAGTGTTGCAGGCGGTAAGGTAAGTCTTCTTGCTATGGTAACAGAACAGGCACAGAAAGCAGGGGCACACGCAGGAAACCTGATTAAGGGAATGGCTGCTATCGTAGGCGGTGGCGGCGGCGGACGTCCGAATATGGCACAGGCAGGGGGCAAAAACCCGGATAAAGTGCCGGAAGCATTGGAAGCCGCAGCAAATATTTTGGCAGACCAGATAAAATAA
- the rpsU gene encoding 30S ribosomal protein S21, translating to MSNVIVKENETLDSALRRFKRSCAKAGIQQEIRKREHYEKPSVRRKKKSEAARKRKYN from the coding sequence ATGTCAAATGTAATCGTAAAAGAAAACGAGACTTTAGATAGCGCTTTACGTCGTTTCAAGCGTAGCTGTGCAAAAGCAGGTATTCAGCAGGAAATCCGTAAAAGAGAGCATTACGAAAAACCAAGTGTTCGTCGTAAGAAAAAATCTGAAGCAGCTAGAAAACGTAAATATAATTAA
- the cls gene encoding cardiolipin synthase, translating into MKKIIDLISNRIFVTVVAVLLQLIWIFAMLWGLGAFSGHIMNLISLLSLLMVLWIVNKDINPSYKLAWTILILAVPVFGVIIYLLFGQSRVAKKMTQESKEVVKEIENYFKESAGTRKALAKESLSASNQSAYIRDFAGFPVHRNTTTKYYPVGDEMFVDMLEDLKKAEHFIFLEYFIIHEGKMWDEILEILEEKVKQGVDVRLIYDDMGCVTTLPYRYYKKLQAKGIKCAAFNPIRPILNIVLNNRDHRKILVIDGHTGYTGGINLADEYINQQMRFGHWKDTGVRLCGEGVWNLTVMFLQMWSVITRTKTHLPAYGPYVYHPEEFENDGFVQPYGDSPLDGEVVGENVYLNVINQAKKYIYITTPYLIIDNEMMTALCLASKKGIDVRIITPGIPDKKLVFLLTRSYYRQLLEAGVRIYEYTPGFIHAKSFVCDDEIAVVGTINLDYRSLYLHFECAAWMYQCQAVGQVKEDMLNTFRNSREVSLNTCKEQNVFRRGLQSILRLFAPML; encoded by the coding sequence ATGAAAAAGATTATCGATTTAATATCCAATCGGATTTTTGTTACAGTAGTAGCGGTTCTTTTGCAGTTAATCTGGATTTTTGCAATGCTTTGGGGGCTGGGAGCATTTTCCGGCCATATTATGAATTTGATTAGTCTGCTGAGTCTTCTTATGGTATTGTGGATTGTAAATAAAGATATCAATCCCTCCTATAAGCTGGCGTGGACGATCCTGATATTGGCAGTTCCTGTTTTCGGTGTAATTATTTATCTTCTTTTCGGACAATCCCGTGTTGCAAAGAAAATGACACAGGAGTCAAAAGAAGTAGTAAAAGAGATTGAGAACTATTTTAAAGAGAGTGCGGGAACGAGAAAGGCTTTGGCTAAGGAAAGTCTGAGCGCTTCCAACCAGTCAGCGTATATCAGAGATTTTGCCGGATTTCCGGTTCATAGAAACACTACTACCAAGTATTATCCGGTAGGCGATGAGATGTTTGTAGATATGCTGGAGGATTTGAAAAAAGCAGAGCATTTTATTTTTCTGGAGTATTTTATTATACACGAAGGGAAAATGTGGGATGAAATTTTGGAAATTCTCGAAGAAAAAGTAAAGCAGGGTGTAGATGTAAGGCTGATTTATGATGATATGGGCTGTGTGACAACACTTCCATACCGCTATTATAAGAAGCTTCAGGCAAAAGGAATTAAATGTGCTGCCTTTAATCCCATAAGACCGATTTTAAACATTGTGTTAAACAACCGAGACCATAGAAAAATATTGGTAATTGACGGACACACAGGTTATACGGGAGGCATCAATCTGGCAGATGAATATATTAACCAGCAGATGCGCTTCGGTCATTGGAAGGATACGGGTGTGCGCCTTTGCGGAGAAGGTGTATGGAATTTAACGGTAATGTTTTTGCAGATGTGGTCTGTAATCACCAGAACAAAAACTCATTTGCCTGCTTACGGACCTTATGTGTATCATCCGGAGGAATTTGAAAATGACGGTTTTGTGCAGCCTTACGGAGACTCTCCTTTAGATGGAGAGGTTGTAGGGGAAAATGTATATTTGAACGTAATCAATCAGGCAAAAAAATATATTTATATTACAACGCCGTATTTGATTATTGACAATGAAATGATGACCGCTCTTTGTCTGGCATCGAAAAAAGGAATTGATGTGAGGATTATTACACCGGGAATACCGGACAAAAAACTGGTATTTTTATTAACCCGCTCTTATTACCGACAGCTTTTGGAAGCAGGTGTGAGAATTTATGAATATACGCCGGGCTTTATCCATGCCAAGAGCTTTGTCTGTGATGATGAAATTGCGGTAGTGGGTACGATAAATCTGGATTATCGCAGCTTGTATCTGCATTTTGAGTGTGCTGCGTGGATGTATCAATGTCAGGCAGTGGGGCAGGTAAAAGAAGATATGCTGAATACCTTTCGAAACAGCAGGGAAGTCAGCTTAAACACATGTAAAGAACAGAATGTATTTCGCAGAGGCTTACAGAGTATTCTGCGCTTGTTTGCTCCTATGCTTTAG
- a CDS encoding putative ABC transporter permease, with translation MWTRNFFGIELYYIIQWFLIYSMLGWLVESVYMSICNRKLTNRGFVRGPFCPIYGFGALIVYFLLRPVCDNIYLLYLFGCLVPTAFEYLTAKLMMKVFGEVWWDYSNKPFNYKGILCLESTIAWGFYTVGLFLFLHKGVEFIVSRYSVHTGKWLAGILMFLLGSDFLWNMYLQKKDSISVVKEKIQKYI, from the coding sequence ATGTGGACAAGGAATTTTTTCGGAATTGAACTGTATTATATTATTCAGTGGTTTTTGATTTATAGTATGCTGGGTTGGCTGGTGGAGTCTGTCTATATGTCGATTTGTAACAGGAAACTGACAAACAGAGGCTTTGTAAGAGGACCTTTCTGTCCGATTTACGGCTTTGGCGCATTGATTGTATATTTTTTGTTAAGACCTGTTTGTGACAATATATATCTATTGTATCTTTTCGGATGTCTCGTTCCCACAGCTTTTGAATACCTGACTGCAAAACTGATGATGAAGGTCTTCGGAGAGGTATGGTGGGATTATTCCAATAAACCCTTTAATTATAAAGGTATTCTCTGTTTGGAAAGTACCATTGCATGGGGCTTTTATACCGTAGGTTTGTTTCTGTTTCTTCATAAAGGAGTGGAGTTTATTGTGAGCAGATATTCTGTTCATACGGGAAAATGGCTGGCAGGTATTTTGATGTTTTTATTGGGAAGTGATTTTCTTTGGAATATGTATCTTCAAAAAAAGGATAGCATTTCAGTCGTAAAAGAAAAAATACAGAAATATATTTAA
- a CDS encoding D-alanyl-D-alanine carboxypeptidase family protein, with amino-acid sequence MIYRATAKIVVGILLFCSLFLTPLTVKAENEELITAPHGVLMEASTGKIIYEKDMDTRVKPASITKIMTLILIFDELEKGNLHMEDEVVTSAYAKSMGGSQVFLEEGEKQTVETLIKCIVIASGNDASAAMAEHIAGSETEFVKRMNERAKGLGMENTNFEDCCGLTESDNHYTSAHDVAIMSRELITRYPKILEYSSVWMENITHVTQKGNSEFGLTNTNKLIRSYDGCVGLKTGSTSVAKYCVSAVAQREGITLISVVMTAPDYKVRFKDAAAMLNLGFGSCKLYVDEQKEKLPQIPVEGGVLEKVPCAYEKEFRYLDTEGASFENIEKKIKLKKDLKAPVKKGDTVGTVNYYLDGKEIGSVKILCTKGTKQAQYSDCVKKVWESFLKKIG; translated from the coding sequence ATGATTTACAGAGCAACAGCAAAAATCGTTGTAGGTATTCTGCTTTTTTGTTCTTTGTTTCTGACGCCCCTTACGGTAAAAGCAGAAAATGAGGAGTTGATTACAGCTCCTCATGGGGTGCTGATGGAGGCGTCCACGGGGAAGATTATCTATGAAAAGGATATGGATACCAGAGTGAAGCCTGCCAGTATTACAAAAATCATGACCTTGATTTTAATTTTTGACGAGCTGGAAAAGGGAAACCTACATATGGAAGACGAGGTAGTAACCAGCGCCTATGCCAAATCCATGGGCGGTTCGCAGGTGTTTTTGGAAGAAGGAGAAAAGCAGACAGTCGAAACGCTGATAAAATGTATTGTCATTGCTTCCGGTAATGATGCCAGTGCGGCTATGGCAGAGCACATTGCAGGAAGTGAGACAGAATTTGTAAAGCGAATGAACGAAAGGGCAAAAGGGCTGGGTATGGAGAATACGAATTTTGAAGACTGCTGTGGCCTTACAGAGTCGGATAATCATTATACCAGCGCTCATGATGTGGCAATTATGTCCAGAGAGCTGATTACCCGTTATCCGAAAATTTTGGAATATTCTTCTGTGTGGATGGAAAATATCACTCATGTAACGCAAAAAGGCAACAGTGAGTTTGGTCTTACCAATACCAATAAGCTTATTCGAAGCTATGACGGGTGTGTTGGCTTAAAGACAGGAAGTACCAGCGTGGCAAAATATTGTGTATCGGCGGTAGCACAGAGAGAGGGAATTACTTTAATCAGTGTGGTGATGACTGCGCCGGATTATAAGGTTCGCTTTAAAGATGCGGCAGCCATGCTGAATTTAGGCTTTGGAAGCTGTAAGCTGTATGTAGATGAGCAAAAGGAAAAGCTTCCTCAAATTCCGGTGGAGGGTGGCGTTTTGGAAAAAGTCCCATGTGCTTACGAAAAAGAATTTCGCTATTTAGATACAGAGGGCGCTTCTTTTGAAAATATAGAAAAGAAAATAAAGCTGAAAAAGGACTTAAAAGCTCCGGTGAAAAAAGGAGATACCGTAGGAACTGTCAATTATTATCTGGACGGAAAAGAAATCGGAAGTGTGAAAATCCTCTGCACCAAAGGAACAAAACAGGCACAGTACAGTGACTGTGTAAAGAAGGTGTGGGAGAGCTTTTTAAAGAAAATAGGTTGA
- a CDS encoding metallophosphoesterase, which translates to MKTFKTTFYKIQSDKLKIQSIRLAVLSDLHNVELGKGNENLLGELRKQAPDAILIAGDLVLGKEKASFQIPYAFLKEAVHIAPVYYALGNHEQRMKRKPEVYGEGYLEFEKEVRELGVVFLENETRELEMGGEKILISGLLPPYQYYKKGGKDFLKSEEIEVLLGKTSKNQFQVLLAHTPKYGDSYLEWGSDVTFSGHYHGGMVQLPFLGGVISPDFRIFPKYCKGHFQEGDRHLIVSGGLGEHTIPLRIFNPRELIMVECSPKKNSEK; encoded by the coding sequence TTGAAAACATTTAAAACAACTTTTTATAAAATACAGTCAGATAAATTAAAAATACAAAGTATCCGTTTGGCAGTGCTCAGTGATTTGCATAATGTAGAGCTGGGGAAGGGGAATGAAAATCTTCTGGGAGAATTAAGGAAGCAGGCGCCGGATGCAATATTGATTGCCGGTGATTTGGTTCTGGGAAAAGAGAAGGCATCGTTTCAGATACCCTATGCTTTTTTAAAGGAAGCTGTGCATATAGCTCCTGTTTATTATGCTTTGGGCAATCATGAGCAGAGAATGAAAAGGAAACCGGAGGTTTATGGAGAGGGCTATCTGGAATTTGAAAAGGAAGTACGAGAATTGGGTGTCGTATTTCTGGAAAATGAGACAAGAGAGTTGGAAATGGGAGGAGAGAAAATTTTAATTTCCGGTCTTTTGCCTCCTTATCAATATTATAAAAAAGGAGGCAAAGATTTTCTGAAAAGTGAGGAAATCGAAGTGCTTTTAGGAAAAACATCCAAAAATCAGTTTCAGGTACTTCTGGCGCATACCCCAAAGTATGGAGACAGCTATCTGGAATGGGGCAGTGATGTGACTTTTTCAGGGCATTATCATGGAGGAATGGTACAGCTTCCGTTTTTAGGCGGTGTTATCAGCCCTGATTTTCGGATTTTTCCCAAGTATTGTAAGGGACATTTTCAAGAAGGAGACAGACATCTGATAGTCAGCGGAGGCCTGGGAGAGCATACCATTCCCCTGCGTATTTTCAATCCCAGAGAGCTGATTATGGTAGAGTGCAGTCCCAAGAAAAATTCTGAAAAGTAG
- a CDS encoding segregation and condensation protein A, translating into MGIPVKLQVFEGPLDLLLHLIEKNKVNIYDIPIVEITEQYMDYIRAMEREDLNIMSEFMVMAATLISIKCRMLLPREVNEEGEEEDPREELVRQLLEYKMYKYMSYELRDRMAAASKKVYKLPTIPKEVLSYREPVDTGQLLDGLTLEKLNEIFQSVIRRQEDKVDPIRSKFGKIEKEEVSLPEKMEEIEEYARTHSRFNFRDLLEGQASKVQIIVSFLAILELMKMGKISIYQEHIFAEIEIKSCLEREKNGTE; encoded by the coding sequence ATGGGAATTCCCGTAAAGCTTCAGGTGTTTGAAGGTCCGTTGGATTTGCTCCTGCATCTGATTGAGAAAAATAAAGTAAATATTTATGATATTCCCATTGTAGAGATTACAGAGCAGTACATGGACTACATTCGTGCAATGGAGAGAGAAGATTTAAACATTATGAGTGAGTTCATGGTTATGGCTGCGACCTTGATTTCCATTAAATGCAGAATGCTTCTGCCAAGAGAAGTGAATGAGGAAGGGGAGGAAGAAGACCCCAGAGAAGAATTGGTGCGCCAGCTGTTGGAATATAAGATGTATAAATATATGTCTTATGAGCTTCGAGACCGTATGGCAGCCGCATCAAAAAAGGTATACAAGCTTCCTACTATCCCAAAAGAAGTGCTGTCTTACCGTGAGCCGGTAGATACCGGTCAGTTATTGGACGGACTTACCTTGGAAAAACTCAATGAAATTTTTCAGAGTGTCATCCGCCGTCAGGAGGATAAGGTTGACCCAATCCGAAGCAAATTCGGTAAAATTGAGAAAGAAGAAGTAAGTCTGCCTGAGAAAATGGAAGAAATCGAAGAATATGCCAGAACACATTCCAGATTTAATTTTCGTGATTTGTTGGAAGGACAGGCAAGTAAAGTACAGATTATCGTATCGTTTCTGGCAATTCTGGAGTTGATGAAAATGGGAAAGATTTCCATTTATCAGGAGCATATTTTTGCAGAGATAGAGATTAAATCCTGTTTGGAGAGAGAAAAAAATGGAACTGAATAA
- the scpB gene encoding SMC-Scp complex subunit ScpB, whose translation MELNKIEGAIEALLFAMGESVELSTLAKTIGHDIETTRKIVRNMMLKYQAEDRGIKIIELENAYQMCTKEEYYDYLVKMALQPKKAVLSDVMLETLSIIAYKQPVTKLEIEKIRGVKCDHAIAKLMEYGLVQEVGRLDAPGRPILLGTTEEFLRNFDVQGLDALPEIDPVQMEDFKAEAEEEIQLQLNL comes from the coding sequence ATGGAACTGAATAAAATAGAAGGCGCAATAGAAGCGCTGTTGTTTGCCATGGGAGAGTCGGTAGAATTAAGTACACTGGCAAAAACCATCGGACATGATATAGAGACCACAAGAAAAATTGTCAGAAATATGATGCTGAAATATCAGGCAGAGGACCGTGGAATTAAAATTATCGAGCTTGAAAATGCGTATCAGATGTGTACAAAGGAAGAGTATTATGATTATCTGGTAAAGATGGCTTTGCAGCCGAAAAAGGCTGTGCTTTCCGATGTTATGCTGGAAACTCTTTCCATCATTGCTTATAAACAGCCTGTTACAAAGCTGGAAATAGAAAAAATCAGGGGTGTAAAATGCGACCATGCCATAGCAAAGCTTATGGAATATGGACTGGTGCAGGAGGTAGGGCGCTTGGATGCTCCGGGAAGACCGATTTTACTTGGCACTACGGAGGAATTTCTCCGCAATTTTGATGTGCAGGGGCTGGATGCGCTGCCGGAGATTGACCCTGTTCAAATGGAAGATTTTAAAGCAGAGGCAGAAGAAGAAATTCAATTACAGCTTAATTTATAG
- a CDS encoding D-alanyl-D-alanine carboxypeptidase family protein, with protein MKKNKWKKILSLFLAFYISMSAFPVLVAGKGDEPENLYALSAALIDGESGRVLYEKNGEEKRPMASTTKIMTCILTLESGCLEEIAEASEKAARMPKVHLGASVGEKFYVKDLLYSLMLESHNDSAVILAEHVGGSVEGFAEKMNEKAREIGCEDTWFITPNGLDAKEEREGEEKVHETTAENLAQIMRYCVCLSPAREEFLKITQTPSYRFSDADGKREFSCQNHNAFLSMMEGAISGKTGFTAQAGYCYVGALQRDGKTLIVALLGCGWPNNKGYKWSDTRKLMEYGLNEYSLHSFDEIEFSKCPKEIPVKNAKNKELDKNSKISLVREKGEEKKILLKEGEEIEVSYHGKKKLTAPVKKGEKIGELRYKVDGEVWYTEDILTAEGKKKIDFPWCFEQVVKRYGNVEKN; from the coding sequence ATGAAGAAAAATAAATGGAAAAAAATCTTGTCTCTTTTTCTTGCTTTTTACATAAGTATGTCTGCATTTCCCGTTTTAGTAGCAGGAAAGGGGGACGAGCCGGAGAATTTATATGCGCTTTCTGCGGCTTTGATTGACGGAGAGTCAGGACGTGTGCTGTATGAGAAAAACGGAGAGGAAAAACGTCCTATGGCGAGCACCACAAAGATTATGACCTGCATTTTAACTTTAGAAAGCGGCTGTTTGGAGGAGATTGCAGAAGCTTCAGAGAAAGCGGCGAGGATGCCAAAGGTACATTTAGGAGCTTCGGTGGGAGAGAAGTTTTATGTAAAGGATTTGTTGTATTCTCTGATGCTGGAAAGCCATAATGACTCCGCAGTAATTTTGGCAGAGCATGTGGGAGGAAGCGTAGAAGGTTTTGCAGAAAAGATGAATGAAAAAGCAAGGGAAATCGGCTGTGAAGACACTTGGTTTATTACTCCCAATGGGCTGGATGCAAAGGAAGAACGAGAGGGAGAAGAAAAGGTTCATGAAACAACTGCCGAAAATTTAGCGCAGATTATGCGGTACTGTGTTTGTTTATCCCCTGCAAGGGAAGAGTTTTTGAAAATTACCCAGACACCATCTTACCGCTTTTCCGATGCAGACGGAAAGCGGGAGTTTAGCTGCCAAAATCACAACGCTTTTTTGTCTATGATGGAAGGGGCAATCAGCGGAAAAACAGGATTTACGGCACAGGCGGGGTATTGCTATGTGGGAGCGCTGCAAAGAGACGGGAAAACCCTAATTGTAGCCCTTTTGGGCTGTGGCTGGCCCAATAATAAAGGATATAAGTGGTCAGATACCAGAAAATTGATGGAATATGGTTTAAATGAGTATTCCCTTCATTCCTTTGATGAAATAGAATTTTCAAAATGTCCCAAAGAAATTCCTGTAAAGAATGCCAAAAATAAAGAGTTGGATAAAAATTCTAAAATTTCCCTTGTCAGAGAAAAGGGAGAGGAGAAAAAAATCCTGCTGAAAGAAGGCGAGGAAATAGAAGTCAGTTATCACGGGAAAAAGAAACTGACGGCTCCGGTGAAAAAGGGAGAAAAAATAGGAGAACTGCGTTACAAAGTAGACGGAGAAGTCTGGTATACGGAGGATATTTTGACAGCAGAGGGAAAGAAGAAAATTGATTTTCCATGGTGTTTCGAACAGGTAGTGAAAAGATATGGAAACGTTGAAAAAAATTAG
- a CDS encoding arginase family protein, which produces MKVEIQRQDKEVLMNAKTVIMDFSGVYKEENFYQGKDAQWLDFTKMTGVNCYCTEEAEEEIKERIKNLDFSGIHFLDSGNYHYLSKFWTEKIDRPFLLVVFDNHTDMQEASFWGLLSCGSWVRECILSNKYIKEVCVIGPPRTAFLECEKEILEKVTPISREDMKQEKSQWHEFLERNQDVPVYLSLDKDILSLEAARTNWDQGDVSFEEIKEWLHELFSQCFVLGADVCGEHTPDTTSLSYQEDIEKNNAINKKIWELLEKKLTEQEERQLDKVFSETKQADKKLSIALMRYFDLKKEDKRKRLYGEYLKLRFRPAVELLIKKKENKKLTELIKEQEADENLLNSFLKTAVQYGNQEAQIFLLQEKEALGGFQEKSWEL; this is translated from the coding sequence ATGAAAGTAGAAATACAGAGACAGGATAAAGAGGTGCTTATGAACGCAAAGACAGTAATTATGGATTTTTCCGGTGTCTATAAAGAGGAAAACTTTTATCAGGGAAAAGATGCCCAATGGCTGGATTTTACAAAGATGACAGGAGTCAACTGCTATTGTACAGAGGAAGCAGAGGAGGAAATTAAAGAACGGATAAAAAATCTTGATTTTTCAGGTATTCATTTTCTGGACTCCGGCAATTATCATTATTTAAGTAAATTTTGGACGGAAAAGATAGACAGACCGTTTTTGCTTGTGGTATTTGATAACCATACAGATATGCAGGAAGCTTCCTTTTGGGGACTGCTTTCCTGCGGAAGCTGGGTGCGGGAGTGTATTCTTTCCAATAAATATATAAAAGAAGTCTGCGTAATCGGACCGCCGAGAACCGCTTTTTTGGAATGTGAAAAGGAAATTTTAGAAAAGGTTACTCCTATTAGCAGGGAGGATATGAAGCAGGAAAAATCCCAATGGCATGAATTTTTAGAGAGAAATCAAGACGTTCCGGTGTATTTGTCTCTTGATAAAGATATTTTATCTTTAGAGGCGGCCAGAACCAACTGGGATCAGGGAGATGTAAGTTTTGAGGAAATAAAAGAGTGGCTGCACGAATTATTTTCGCAATGCTTTGTATTGGGAGCGGATGTGTGCGGAGAGCATACGCCGGATACAACATCTCTTTCTTATCAGGAAGATATAGAAAAGAACAATGCAATCAACAAAAAAATCTGGGAGCTATTGGAAAAAAAGCTTACAGAGCAGGAAGAGCGTCAGCTGGACAAGGTATTTTCGGAAACAAAACAGGCAGATAAAAAATTGTCTATTGCGCTTATGCGATATTTTGATTTGAAAAAAGAGGATAAAAGAAAGCGCCTGTATGGAGAATATTTAAAGCTGCGTTTTCGTCCGGCAGTGGAATTGCTGATTAAGAAAAAAGAAAATAAAAAGCTGACAGAGCTTATTAAAGAACAGGAGGCGGATGAAAATCTTCTCAACTCTTTTTTGAAAACAGCGGTTCAATATGGCAATCAGGAAGCACAGATTTTTTTGTTGCAGGAAAAAGAAGCTTTGGGAGGATTTCAGGAAAAGAGCTGGGAGCTTTAA